One genomic window of Solanum stenotomum isolate F172 chromosome 9, ASM1918654v1, whole genome shotgun sequence includes the following:
- the LOC125877254 gene encoding uncharacterized mitochondrial protein AtMg00810-like, translating into MVLIYVDDLLVAGNDHKLILETKDILKDRFKIKDLGELRYFLGIKFARNESEILMHQRKYCLELISDMGLSNSKTVIAPIELNQKLTTTEFDLHFPTGNGDDRVLDDPSVNQKLVGRLLYLTITRPDIAFAVQLLSQFMHNPKTSHMEAAMSVVRYVKQAPGMGILMTVNTTNQLIAYCDADWAACPNNRKSITGYMVTYEGSLISWK; encoded by the coding sequence ATGGTGTTGatatatgttgatgacttgcTTGTTGCAGGGAATGATCACAAGTTGATATTGGAAACAAAAGATATTCTCAAGGACAGGTTCAAGATTAAAGACTTGGGTGAATTGAGATATTTTTTGGGAATCAAATTTGCTAGAAATGAATCAGAGATCCTTATGcatcaaagaaaatattgtcTTGAGCTAATCTCAGACATGGGATTGTCTAACTCAAAGACAGTTATAGCCCCTATTGAGCTGAATCAGAAGCTCACAACTACAGAGTTTGACTTACATTTTCCTACTGGTAATGGAGATGATAGGGTGCTGGATGATCCTAGTGTGAATCAGAAGTTGGTAGGAAGGTTGCTTTACCTAACAATAACAAGACCAGACATAGCCTTTGCAGTACAACTCCTAAGCCAATTCATGCATAACCCTAAAACATCTCATATGGAAGCAGCAATGAGTGTAGTAAGATATGTCAAACAAGCACCAGGGATGGGAATACTTATGACAGTCAATACAACTAACCAGTTAATTGCAtattgtgatgcagattgggctGCATGTCCAAACAACAGGAAATCAATCACT
- the LOC125877825 gene encoding thymidylate kinase isoform X1, producing MSNFALTTTLRRTLKVEETLFSSRSFVPKTISTFPRKFGTWAALFSLKSSLDLKLRFKPSRLIHMENKESSSSRGALIVLEGLDRCGKTSQSGRLYKYLDEQGHSVESWRFPDRNTGVGQMISSYLANKSQLDDHAIHLLFSANRWEKRSLMEEKLKSGTTLIVDRYSYSGVAFSSAKGLDIEWCKAPEIGLLAPDLVVYLDISPEKAAERGGYGDERYEQLEFQKKVAGSYLSLCDSSWKVIDATLSIEDVEKKLREVVLDCMMTCHKGKPLSQLWPC from the exons ATGAGCAATTTCGCACTCACCACAACACT GCGAAGGACTTTAAAAGTGGAGGAAACTTTGTTTTCCAGCAGAAGCTTTGTACCAAAGACAATTTCGACTTTTCCTAGAAAATTTGGAACTTGGGCAGCTTTGTTTTCATTGAAGTCTAGCTTGGATTTGAAGTTACGTTTTAAGCCTTCAAGACTTATTCATATGGAGAATAAAGAGAGCAGCAGCTCCAGAGGTGCTTTAATTGTGTTAGAAGGGCTGGATCGTTGTGGGAAGACATCGCAATCTGGCAGACTGTACAAGTATTTGGATGAGCAGGGACATTCAGTTGAGTCGTGGAGATTTCCTGACAGAAATACAGGCGTTGGGCAAATGATTTCTTCTTATCTTGCTAACAAATCACAGTTGGATGACCATGCAATCCATCTTCTCTTCAGTGCAAATCGTTGGGAGAAGAG ATCATTAATGGAGGAGAAGCTGAAGAGTGGAACTACTCTCATCGTTGACCGCTATTCTTATTCTGGGGTGGCATTTTCCTCTGCCAAGGGACTTGATATTGAATGGTGTAAG GCTCCAGAAATAGGGTTGTTAGCTCCAGATCTGGTTGTATATCTCGACATATCACCAGag AAAGCTGCTGAAAGAGGAGGTTATGGAGATGAAAGATATGAACAACTTGAGTTTCAGAAAAAGGTGGCTGGATCTTATTTGTCTCTTTGTGATTCCTCGTGGAAG GTTATTGATGCAACCCTTTCGATTGAAGATGTAGAGAAGAAGCTCAGAGAAGTTGTACTTGACTGTATGATGACGTGCCACAAAGGGAAACCATTGTCTCAGTTATGGCCATGTTAG
- the LOC125876690 gene encoding BTB/POZ domain-containing protein At5g48130, translating into MGTSSSPKDSSILYSPLSSPNVGALLKIKILSWSQETGLPVTIRVRIADRTFNLHKHPLFSKSGYFRRQLNESNEVELPRIFPGGAETFEMMALFIYGSSTLVDPFNVAALRCAAEYLEMTEEYISGNLCERFDIYLNQVVLQSWDDTLIVLQKCQMLLPLAEELLIVSRCIESLAFMACMEILDPERRRDHPVVTLDALASQPWSNETVKAILSQDLWIKDLIALPFPFFKRIISSLRRQGMKEKYVSPIVLFYANKWVLSRKTHQYWLDARKDGKADNDVEDDDADDTNEKVSKILQGILDLLPMGEKASKVIPVGFYFSLLSRSLQLDLTSESREKLQDQIASLLYLARMEDFLLPDSSNDSISSCIELSVMKSIFSKYVSFNMELTHTPSPRNYIVAELWDVYLTKIATDPQWSSKRFLELIETVPMSSRQTHNHFYRALSTFLMAHPDMSQEEKGLVCKYLNCQKLSQEVCIEAVQNELMPLRLIVQALFVQQLNTQQAFKECSDSFRYAQCGEYSGSLSSTIYPNSKSQNLVESPCLGGSEGGSKTLSFLLKDSAVQRSEFSRKEYESTSFRIQNLEEELMSLKKTLQLQHISKQTETISKKVEPVSADFQSLKPYGLEGRTPTKKSIGQVTSCIGSVNFSSQKRYATRLLKIFRRITLFGRGKSRKKQGGNGLRPKILNF; encoded by the exons ATGGGTACTTCTTCAAGTCCAAAAGACTCTTCAATTCTTTATAGTCCACTTTCATCTCCTAATGTTGGTGCCTTGCTTAAAATCAAGATCCTTTCATG GAGTCAAGAAACTGGTTTACCTGTCACAATTCGAGTTCGGATAGCTGATAGAACCTTTAACTTGCATAAG CACCCCTTGTTCTCGAAAAGCGGATACTTCAGAAGACAACTGAATGAATCAAATGAGGTTGAATTACCAAGAATATTCCCTGGAGGAGCAGAGACTTTTGAAATGATGGCACTCTTCATATATGGATCCTCCACGTTAGTCGACCCTTTCAACGTTGCAGCGCTAAGATGTGCAGCAGAGTACCTTGAAATGACAGAAGAGTACATCTCTGGCAATCTTTGTGAGCGTTTCGACATATATTTGAACCAGGTTGTGCTGCAAAGCTGGGATGATACTCTGATAGTACTCCAAAAATGCCAAATGTTGCTTCCTTTGGCTGAGGAGCTGCTGATTGTTAGCCGTTGCATCGAGTCACTTGCCTTCATGGCCTGCATGGAAATTCTTGATCCTGAAAGGAGAAGAGACCATCCAGTTGTTACATTAGACGCCTTAGCTAGTCAGCCTTGGAGTAATGAGACAGTTAAGGCTATTCTCAGCCAAGATTTGTGGATTAAAGATCTCATCGCTCTGCCATTTCCATTCTTCAAGAGGATAATATCATCTCTGAGAAGACAAGGGATGAAGGAAAAATATGTCAGCCCCATAGTTCTTTTCTATGCAAACAAATGGGTACTTTCTAGAAAAACTCACCAGTATTGGCTGGACGCTAGGAAGGATGGAAAAGCTGACAATGACGTTGAGGATGATGACGCTGATGATACTAATGAAAAGGTTTCCAAGATTCTTCAAGGGATTCTTGATTTGCTCCCTATGGGAGAGAAAGCGAGTAAAGTAATCCCCGTTGGATTTTATTTCTCTTTGCTTTCAAGATCACTTCAACTTGatttaacaagtgaaagtaGGGAAAAGTTGCAAGATCAGATTGCGTCCCTACTATACTTGGCTCGAATGGAAGATTTCCTCCTTCCGGATAGCAGCAATGACTCCATTTCTTCCTGCATTGAGTTATCAGTAATGAAGagcatattttcaaaatatgtgTCCTTCAACATGGAGTTAACTCATACACCTTCACCAAGAAACTACATCGTCGCTGAACTTTGGGATGTATATCTAACCAAGATAGCCACTGATCCACAATGGAGTTCGAAAAGATTCTTAGAGCTCATTGAAACTGTTCCAATGTCCAGCAGGCAAACGCACAATCATTTCTATAGAGCTTTAAGCACTTTTCTCATG GCACATCCAGATATGTCACAAGAAGAGAAAGGATTGGTGTGCAAATACCTCAATTGCCAGAAACTTTCGCAAGAAGTGTGCATTGAAGCAGTTCAAAATGAATTGATGCCGTTGAGACTTATTGTCCAGGCGCTGTTTGTTCAGCAACTAAACACACAGCAAGCTTTTAAAGAATGTTCAGACTCGTTCCGATATGCTCAATGTGGAGAATACTCTGGAAGCCTCTCAAGTACAATATATCCAAATTCCAAAAGCCAGAATTTGGTTGAGAGTCCATGTTTGGGGGGAAGTGAAGGAGGCAGCAAAACACTAAGCTTCTTGTTAAAAGATTCAGCAGTGCAAAGGTCCGAATTCTCAAGGAAGGAATATGAATCCACGAGCTTCAGAATCCaaaaccttgaagaagaatTGATGTCCTTGAAGAAAACGCTTCAACTGCAGCACATATCTAAGCAAACAGAAACCATCTCCAAGAAAGTTGAACCAGTTTCCGCAGATTTTCAAAGCTTGAAACCATATGGTCTAGAGGGAAGAACACCAACCAAGAAGAGCATTGGACAAGTAACTAGTTGCATTGGTTCTGTGAATTTTTCTTCCCAAAAACGATATGCTACTAGGTTACTTAAGATTTTCCGGAGGATAACTTTGTTTGGCagaggaaaatcaagaaaaaagcAAGGTGGAAATGGCCTTAGGCCAAAGATATTGAACTTTTAA
- the LOC125877825 gene encoding thymidylate kinase isoform X4 translates to MENKESSSSRGALIVLEGLDRCGKTSQSGRLYKYLDEQGHSVESWRFPDRNTGVGQMISSYLANKSQLDDHAIHLLFSANRWEKRSLMEEKLKSGTTLIVDRYSYSGVAFSSAKGLDIEWCKAPEIGLLAPDLVVYLDISPEKAAERGGYGDERYEQLEFQKKVAGSYLSLCDSSWKVIDATLSIEDVEKKLREVVLDCMMTCHKGKPLSQLWPC, encoded by the exons ATGGAGAATAAAGAGAGCAGCAGCTCCAGAGGTGCTTTAATTGTGTTAGAAGGGCTGGATCGTTGTGGGAAGACATCGCAATCTGGCAGACTGTACAAGTATTTGGATGAGCAGGGACATTCAGTTGAGTCGTGGAGATTTCCTGACAGAAATACAGGCGTTGGGCAAATGATTTCTTCTTATCTTGCTAACAAATCACAGTTGGATGACCATGCAATCCATCTTCTCTTCAGTGCAAATCGTTGGGAGAAGAG ATCATTAATGGAGGAGAAGCTGAAGAGTGGAACTACTCTCATCGTTGACCGCTATTCTTATTCTGGGGTGGCATTTTCCTCTGCCAAGGGACTTGATATTGAATGGTGTAAG GCTCCAGAAATAGGGTTGTTAGCTCCAGATCTGGTTGTATATCTCGACATATCACCAGag AAAGCTGCTGAAAGAGGAGGTTATGGAGATGAAAGATATGAACAACTTGAGTTTCAGAAAAAGGTGGCTGGATCTTATTTGTCTCTTTGTGATTCCTCGTGGAAG GTTATTGATGCAACCCTTTCGATTGAAGATGTAGAGAAGAAGCTCAGAGAAGTTGTACTTGACTGTATGATGACGTGCCACAAAGGGAAACCATTGTCTCAGTTATGGCCATGTTAG
- the LOC125877825 gene encoding thymidylate kinase isoform X3, translating into MSNFALTTTLSFVPKTISTFPRKFGTWAALFSLKSSLDLKLRFKPSRLIHMENKESSSSRGALIVLEGLDRCGKTSQSGRLYKYLDEQGHSVESWRFPDRNTGVGQMISSYLANKSQLDDHAIHLLFSANRWEKRSLMEEKLKSGTTLIVDRYSYSGVAFSSAKGLDIEWCKAPEIGLLAPDLVVYLDISPEKAAERGGYGDERYEQLEFQKKVAGSYLSLCDSSWKVIDATLSIEDVEKKLREVVLDCMMTCHKGKPLSQLWPC; encoded by the exons ATGAGCAATTTCGCACTCACCACAACACT AAGCTTTGTACCAAAGACAATTTCGACTTTTCCTAGAAAATTTGGAACTTGGGCAGCTTTGTTTTCATTGAAGTCTAGCTTGGATTTGAAGTTACGTTTTAAGCCTTCAAGACTTATTCATATGGAGAATAAAGAGAGCAGCAGCTCCAGAGGTGCTTTAATTGTGTTAGAAGGGCTGGATCGTTGTGGGAAGACATCGCAATCTGGCAGACTGTACAAGTATTTGGATGAGCAGGGACATTCAGTTGAGTCGTGGAGATTTCCTGACAGAAATACAGGCGTTGGGCAAATGATTTCTTCTTATCTTGCTAACAAATCACAGTTGGATGACCATGCAATCCATCTTCTCTTCAGTGCAAATCGTTGGGAGAAGAG ATCATTAATGGAGGAGAAGCTGAAGAGTGGAACTACTCTCATCGTTGACCGCTATTCTTATTCTGGGGTGGCATTTTCCTCTGCCAAGGGACTTGATATTGAATGGTGTAAG GCTCCAGAAATAGGGTTGTTAGCTCCAGATCTGGTTGTATATCTCGACATATCACCAGag AAAGCTGCTGAAAGAGGAGGTTATGGAGATGAAAGATATGAACAACTTGAGTTTCAGAAAAAGGTGGCTGGATCTTATTTGTCTCTTTGTGATTCCTCGTGGAAG GTTATTGATGCAACCCTTTCGATTGAAGATGTAGAGAAGAAGCTCAGAGAAGTTGTACTTGACTGTATGATGACGTGCCACAAAGGGAAACCATTGTCTCAGTTATGGCCATGTTAG
- the LOC125877825 gene encoding thymidylate kinase isoform X2, whose protein sequence is MSNFALTTTLRSFVPKTISTFPRKFGTWAALFSLKSSLDLKLRFKPSRLIHMENKESSSSRGALIVLEGLDRCGKTSQSGRLYKYLDEQGHSVESWRFPDRNTGVGQMISSYLANKSQLDDHAIHLLFSANRWEKRSLMEEKLKSGTTLIVDRYSYSGVAFSSAKGLDIEWCKAPEIGLLAPDLVVYLDISPEKAAERGGYGDERYEQLEFQKKVAGSYLSLCDSSWKVIDATLSIEDVEKKLREVVLDCMMTCHKGKPLSQLWPC, encoded by the exons ATGAGCAATTTCGCACTCACCACAACACT CAGAAGCTTTGTACCAAAGACAATTTCGACTTTTCCTAGAAAATTTGGAACTTGGGCAGCTTTGTTTTCATTGAAGTCTAGCTTGGATTTGAAGTTACGTTTTAAGCCTTCAAGACTTATTCATATGGAGAATAAAGAGAGCAGCAGCTCCAGAGGTGCTTTAATTGTGTTAGAAGGGCTGGATCGTTGTGGGAAGACATCGCAATCTGGCAGACTGTACAAGTATTTGGATGAGCAGGGACATTCAGTTGAGTCGTGGAGATTTCCTGACAGAAATACAGGCGTTGGGCAAATGATTTCTTCTTATCTTGCTAACAAATCACAGTTGGATGACCATGCAATCCATCTTCTCTTCAGTGCAAATCGTTGGGAGAAGAG ATCATTAATGGAGGAGAAGCTGAAGAGTGGAACTACTCTCATCGTTGACCGCTATTCTTATTCTGGGGTGGCATTTTCCTCTGCCAAGGGACTTGATATTGAATGGTGTAAG GCTCCAGAAATAGGGTTGTTAGCTCCAGATCTGGTTGTATATCTCGACATATCACCAGag AAAGCTGCTGAAAGAGGAGGTTATGGAGATGAAAGATATGAACAACTTGAGTTTCAGAAAAAGGTGGCTGGATCTTATTTGTCTCTTTGTGATTCCTCGTGGAAG GTTATTGATGCAACCCTTTCGATTGAAGATGTAGAGAAGAAGCTCAGAGAAGTTGTACTTGACTGTATGATGACGTGCCACAAAGGGAAACCATTGTCTCAGTTATGGCCATGTTAG